A region of Halarcobacter mediterraneus DNA encodes the following proteins:
- a CDS encoding RNA-binding domain-containing protein, which produces MIESQTTEFKQIWKDEYLKTVCAFANTDGGVLYVGFDDFGNIVGIENSKKLIETLPNKINNRLGIIVDIILKEQAKKNYLEIVIKKTYAPISYNGKFYLRSGSNTIELNGSNLTNFLLKKYGKTWDDIPEEKFTLDEIDLETIEKFKKLSKDRVPDIEKEDNIEQLLRKLNLYDGNYLKRAAILLFAKNPQKYYIQSHSKIGKFLNDTEIQSSDIVEGNLLNQVDKIMDILRLKYLKAYISYEGMHRRERLEYPFEALREAVINALIHRDYTNTSNLQIKVFENKLIMYNGATLSTEVPIDKFDKPHQSKPFNPTMANIFYKCGYIENWGRGTNNIIKQCLDYDLPKPKFEYEWTALVTTFFKADQKTDQKTDQKTDQKSTKEQILEILEINDKMTRESLAEKIGVSSSAIKQHIAKLQSEGRLKRVGGRKEGSWKVLNTKE; this is translated from the coding sequence TTGATTGAGTCTCAAACTACAGAATTTAAACAAATCTGGAAGGATGAATATCTTAAAACAGTTTGTGCCTTTGCAAATACTGATGGTGGAGTTTTATATGTAGGTTTTGATGACTTTGGAAATATAGTTGGAATAGAAAATAGTAAAAAGTTAATTGAAACTTTGCCAAATAAAATAAATAATCGATTAGGAATAATCGTTGATATTATATTAAAAGAGCAAGCTAAAAAAAACTACTTAGAAATAGTTATAAAAAAAACCTATGCACCAATTTCATATAATGGAAAATTTTATTTAAGAAGTGGAAGTAATACAATAGAATTAAATGGAAGTAATTTAACAAATTTTTTATTAAAAAAGTATGGTAAAACATGGGATGATATCCCTGAAGAAAAATTTACTCTTGATGAAATAGATTTAGAAACAATTGAAAAATTTAAAAAGTTATCAAAAGATAGAGTTCCTGATATTGAAAAAGAAGATAATATTGAACAACTATTAAGGAAATTAAATCTTTATGATGGTAATTATTTAAAAAGAGCAGCTATTTTACTTTTTGCTAAGAATCCACAAAAATATTATATACAATCTCATTCTAAAATAGGAAAGTTTTTAAACGACACAGAAATACAAAGTAGTGATATAGTTGAAGGAAATCTTCTAAATCAAGTTGATAAGATTATGGATATTTTAAGATTAAAGTATCTTAAAGCTTATATCTCATATGAAGGAATGCATAGAAGAGAAAGATTAGAATATCCTTTTGAAGCATTAAGAGAAGCAGTGATAAATGCTCTTATTCATAGGGACTATACAAATACTTCAAATTTACAAATAAAAGTTTTTGAAAATAAACTTATTATGTATAATGGAGCAACTTTAAGTACAGAAGTTCCTATAGACAAATTTGATAAACCACACCAATCTAAACCTTTTAATCCTACAATGGCAAATATATTTTATAAATGTGGATATATAGAAAACTGGGGTAGAGGAACAAATAATATTATAAAACAATGTTTAGATTATGATTTACCAAAACCAAAGTTTGAATATGAGTGGACAGCATTAGTTACAACTTTTTTTAAAGCTGACCAAAAGACTGACCAAAAGACTGACCAAAAGACTGACCAAAAGAGTACAAAAGAACAAATATTAGAAATTCTTGAAATAAATGATAAAATGACAAGAGAAAGTTTAGCTGAAAAAATAGGTGTTTCTTCAAGTGCTATAAAACAACATATAGCAAAGCTTCAAAGTGAAGGTAGGCTTAAAAGAGTTGGTGGGAGAAAAGAAGGTTCTTGGAAAGTTTTAAATACAAAGGAATAG
- a CDS encoding polysaccharide deacetylase family protein: MLINLMYHHVNSDRCSNDLEIFEKHIKYISENFKTTFPTDEKLKGNYACLIFDDAYVDFYYLIFPILKKYKVKALLAVPTKYILNSCENDTSLRMSFEHNDEFKNYEKGTFCTFEEMKEMIASNLVQIVSHSHTHTNLLEENIDLDQELNLSKKILEDKLNIKVETFVYPFGKFNKEIAQQTHKVYKYSFRIGNAIHKDFSGIKGINYRVNADGLKTADEIFKFPKILKYKFKALIKSF, from the coding sequence TTGTTGATTAATTTAATGTATCATCATGTAAACAGTGATAGATGTAGCAATGATTTGGAAATATTTGAAAAGCATATAAAATATATATCTGAAAATTTTAAAACAACCTTTCCTACTGATGAAAAATTAAAAGGAAATTACGCTTGTTTAATTTTTGATGATGCTTATGTGGATTTTTATTATCTTATCTTTCCTATTTTAAAAAAGTATAAAGTAAAAGCCTTATTAGCTGTTCCTACAAAATATATTTTGAATTCTTGCGAAAATGATACAAGTTTAAGAATGAGTTTTGAACACAATGATGAATTTAAAAACTATGAAAAAGGAACTTTTTGTACCTTTGAAGAAATGAAAGAGATGATTGCTAGTAACTTAGTTCAAATAGTTTCTCATTCTCATACTCATACAAATCTTTTAGAAGAAAATATTGATTTAGACCAAGAATTGAACCTATCAAAAAAAATATTAGAAGATAAACTAAATATCAAAGTAGAAACTTTTGTTTATCCTTTTGGAAAATTTAATAAAGAAATAGCCCAACAAACTCATAAGGTATATAAATACTCTTTTAGAATAGGAAATGCTATTCATAAAGATTTTTCTGGAATAAAAGGAATAAACTATAGAGTAAATGCAGATGGCTTAAAAACAGCAGATGAAATTTTTAAATTTCCAAAAATATTAAAATATAAATTTAAAGCCTTAATAAAATCATTTTAG
- a CDS encoding glycosyltransferase family 2 protein: MNISVVVLAKNNENTIKKTLESLKGFSDVVVYDNGSTDKTIEIAKSFSNVNLVQGQFKGFGWTKNQAASFAKNDWILIIDSDEVVDLELFTTLKTKTLDKNIVYKLNFKAFYKDIQVKYCGWNNQKIKRLYNKTITKYNSNDVHEDIITQNLQMEVLKGNVEHYSYHTISQFIIKADHYSSLFAKNNAGKKNSSPTKAFFNGMYSFFRTYILKRGFLDGYVGLIIAYSHMVTNFYKYMKLYEANKELKK, translated from the coding sequence ATGAATATTAGTGTAGTAGTTTTAGCAAAAAACAATGAAAATACAATAAAGAAAACCTTAGAAAGTCTTAAAGGTTTTTCTGATGTTGTTGTTTATGACAATGGTTCAACTGACAAAACAATAGAAATTGCAAAAAGTTTCTCAAATGTAAATTTGGTGCAAGGACAGTTCAAAGGTTTTGGTTGGACAAAAAATCAAGCAGCAAGTTTTGCCAAAAATGATTGGATTTTGATAATTGATAGTGATGAGGTAGTTGATTTAGAACTTTTTACAACTTTAAAAACAAAAACTTTAGATAAAAATATAGTCTATAAACTAAACTTTAAAGCCTTTTATAAAGACATTCAAGTCAAATATTGTGGTTGGAATAATCAAAAAATAAAAAGACTTTATAATAAAACTATTACAAAATACAATAGCAATGATGTCCATGAAGATATCATAACTCAAAATCTTCAAATGGAAGTTTTAAAAGGAAATGTAGAACACTACAGTTATCATACTATTTCCCAGTTCATAATAAAAGCAGACCACTATTCCTCACTTTTTGCAAAAAATAATGCTGGTAAAAAAAACTCTTCTCCAACAAAGGCTTTTTTTAATGGAATGTATTCTTTTTTTAGAACATATATTTTAAAAAGAGGTTTTCTTGATGGTTATGTGGGTTTAATAATTGCCTATTCTCATATGGTAACAAACTTTTATAAATATATGAAGCTATATGAAGCAAACAAAGAGTTGAAAAAATGA
- a CDS encoding glycosyltransferase family 9 protein — protein sequence MNLLITRHDKIGDFVVTLPLFKAIKEQYPDTKVTALVSKINFDFASHIEFIDDVILFDKDNLDNTLKQIKEKKFDASISAYIDTTLGKLLFKSGIKKRVAPATKIAQLFFNKRVKQRRSKVEKTEWQYNLDLAKKLFPDIRLKFRKPLLNIQTRKEKKIVFHPGFGGSSDGNLSLDDYINLARSISQSEYEIIFSFGPDDNISKEYISKNINFKATIYDSKGSLYEFTTFLASCYLFVSTSTGPMHLAGASNTKTLSFFGDSLFASSKRWATISDEENQNNFMLSYDYDRQTYKEIEKRLYELIHE from the coding sequence ATGAATTTATTAATTACAAGACATGATAAAATAGGGGACTTTGTAGTTACTCTTCCTCTTTTTAAAGCTATAAAAGAACAATATCCAGATACAAAAGTTACAGCACTTGTATCAAAAATAAATTTTGATTTTGCTTCACATATCGAGTTTATAGATGATGTAATTCTTTTTGATAAAGACAACTTAGATAATACTTTAAAACAAATCAAAGAAAAAAAATTTGACGCTAGTATTAGTGCTTATATAGATACTACTTTAGGAAAACTTCTTTTTAAAAGTGGTATTAAAAAAAGAGTTGCCCCTGCAACAAAAATAGCACAACTTTTTTTTAATAAAAGAGTAAAACAAAGAAGAAGTAAAGTAGAGAAAACTGAATGGCAGTATAATCTTGATTTAGCAAAAAAACTCTTTCCAGATATTAGACTAAAATTTAGAAAACCACTTTTAAATATTCAGACAAGAAAAGAAAAGAAAATAGTATTTCATCCTGGCTTTGGTGGAAGTAGTGATGGTAATCTAAGCCTTGATGACTATATAAACCTTGCAAGAAGTATAAGTCAAAGTGAATATGAAATTATTTTTAGTTTTGGACCTGATGATAATATTTCAAAAGAATATATTTCAAAAAATATAAACTTTAAAGCAACAATTTATGACTCAAAAGGTTCCTTATACGAATTTACTACCTTCTTAGCTTCATGTTATTTATTTGTAAGTACTTCTACTGGACCAATGCACCTTGCAGGAGCAAGCAATACAAAAACACTTTCTTTTTTTGGAGACTCTTTATTTGCAAGTTCAAAAAGATGGGCAACTATAAGTGATGAAGAAAATCAAAATAATTTTATGCTTTCTTATGATTATGATAGACAAACATATAAAGAAATAGAAAAAAGACTATATGAGTTAATACATGAATAA
- a CDS encoding addiction module protein — MGIAEIKDLNTKEKLILINDIWESLEKEDFNIESPSWHNDILEERIKKIEDEKANYISIEELKNK, encoded by the coding sequence ATGGGTATAGCTGAAATAAAAGATCTTAATACAAAAGAAAAATTAATTTTGATAAATGATATTTGGGAAAGCTTAGAAAAGGAAGATTTTAATATAGAATCTCCTTCTTGGCATAATGATATTTTAGAAGAAAGAATAAAAAAAATAGAAGATGAAAAAGCAAATTATATTTCAATAGAAGAACTAAAAAATAAATGA
- a CDS encoding type II toxin-antitoxin system RelE/ParE family toxin, producing MNIKDIILLDDVVIDLKIAEEFYEKQNKGLGNYFRDTIISDIESLWLYAGIHNKIFKNIYRLLSKRFPYAIYYKKINI from the coding sequence ATGAATATAAAAGATATAATTTTATTAGATGATGTTGTTATTGATTTAAAAATAGCAGAAGAATTTTATGAAAAACAAAATAAAGGTTTAGGTAATTATTTTAGAGATACAATTATCTCTGATATAGAATCTTTATGGTTATATGCAGGAATTCATAATAAAATATTTAAAAATATATATAGACTATTGTCAAAAAGGTTCCCTTATGCAATATACTATAAAAAGATTAATATATGA
- a CDS encoding glycosyltransferase family 9 protein has protein sequence MKIFIEIPTWLGDAIMTTPAIENIIKTYPDAKITLLGSFVSTQALGNFKNIEKVLVDNTKKQGNRYINLYKLAKQIGKVDLAISFRRSFSSKLMMFFINAKKKFNYKRLEKKEIHQVLRYNDFVNHVLNLQNKAGDLKLYFTPFKYPKPTLGINPGATYGSAKRWYPKEFAKLAIKLASKYDIVIFGGPAETDIAKDIENELIENNITNYQNLAGKTTIPELIEKIAGLSLFITNDSGPMHVAAAYKVKTAAIFGPTRFKETNQWNNPNENIITKNLDCAPCMKRTCPLKHHNCMKLITAEDVLEKIELK, from the coding sequence ATGAAAATATTTATAGAAATACCAACTTGGTTAGGTGATGCAATTATGACAACACCTGCAATAGAAAATATTATAAAAACATATCCTGATGCAAAGATAACACTTTTGGGTTCTTTTGTTTCAACCCAAGCCTTAGGAAACTTTAAAAATATAGAAAAAGTATTAGTTGACAATACAAAAAAACAAGGTAACCGATATATAAATCTATATAAATTAGCCAAACAAATAGGAAAAGTAGATTTAGCAATCTCCTTTAGAAGAAGTTTTTCTTCAAAACTTATGATGTTTTTTATAAATGCAAAAAAGAAATTCAACTATAAAAGACTAGAAAAAAAAGAAATCCATCAAGTCCTAAGATATAATGACTTTGTAAACCATGTACTAAACTTACAAAATAAAGCAGGGGATTTAAAACTATATTTTACACCCTTTAAATATCCAAAACCAACTTTAGGAATAAACCCTGGAGCAACCTATGGAAGTGCAAAAAGATGGTATCCAAAAGAGTTTGCTAAACTTGCAATAAAACTTGCCTCAAAATATGATATTGTTATTTTTGGAGGACCAGCTGAAACAGATATTGCAAAAGATATAGAAAATGAACTTATTGAAAATAATATCACCAACTACCAAAACCTAGCAGGGAAAACAACAATCCCTGAGTTAATAGAAAAAATAGCAGGTTTAAGTTTATTTATTACAAATGATTCAGGACCTATGCATGTTGCAGCAGCATATAAAGTAAAAACAGCAGCTATTTTTGGACCTACAAGATTTAAAGAAACAAATCAATGGAATAATCCAAATGAAAATATAATCACAAAAAATTTGGATTGTGCCCCTTGTATGAAAAGAACCTGTCCTTTGAAACATCACAATTGTATGAAGCTAATCACAGCAGAAGATGTCCTAGAAAAAATTGAACTAAAATAA
- a CDS encoding ATP-binding protein: protein MKFYNREKELEILKKADILKYQHSIMTMLIGRRRVGKTTLALQKYSKEQVLYFFVSKKSEQLLCEEFVEEIIAKLEVKIFGKLSRFEEVFEYLLELAKTTSFTLIIDEFQEFLKINESIYSSIQKLWDINKKTTKIHFIACGSVYFLMKKIYEDNKEPLFGRCDFKIDLKPLKISVLKTILEDYNAYSNKNLLDFYLFSGGIAKYIELFVLNKSFDLDSIINTIIEPNSIFLQEGKNRLIEEFGKEYGTYFSILSLISDSKTSRSEIESILERNISGHLARLEHDYNIIRSIKPINAKPNAKIQKYEIIDNFLSFWFRFIFKYQSLIEAENFTRLKEIIYRDISTFKGKFLEKLFVEQLKEQQLYTKIGSYWERNNQNEIDIVAIDEIEKKLLICEVKLNEKKLNYNNLVVKSQKLLQNYKNYEIEYKLLSIKDLNN, encoded by the coding sequence ATGAAATTTTATAATAGAGAAAAAGAATTAGAGATTTTGAAAAAAGCAGATATTCTCAAATATCAGCATTCTATTATGACAATGCTTATTGGTAGAAGACGAGTAGGGAAAACTACACTTGCTTTACAAAAATACTCAAAAGAACAAGTATTATATTTCTTTGTATCAAAAAAAAGTGAACAATTACTTTGTGAAGAGTTTGTAGAAGAAATCATAGCTAAACTAGAGGTTAAAATCTTTGGAAAATTATCAAGATTTGAAGAAGTCTTTGAATATTTACTTGAACTTGCAAAAACAACATCATTTACCCTTATTATAGATGAGTTCCAAGAGTTTTTGAAAATAAATGAATCAATTTATTCTTCTATTCAAAAATTATGGGATATAAACAAAAAAACTACAAAAATTCATTTCATAGCTTGTGGTTCAGTATATTTTTTGATGAAAAAAATCTATGAAGATAATAAAGAACCTCTCTTTGGTCGATGTGATTTTAAAATAGATTTAAAACCTTTAAAAATATCTGTTTTAAAAACAATTTTAGAAGATTATAATGCCTATTCAAATAAAAACTTATTAGATTTCTATCTATTTTCAGGTGGAATTGCAAAATATATTGAGCTTTTTGTTCTAAATAAAAGTTTTGATTTAGACTCAATTATAAATACTATTATTGAACCAAATTCTATATTTTTACAAGAAGGTAAAAACAGATTAATTGAAGAGTTTGGAAAAGAGTATGGAACCTATTTTTCGATACTCTCTCTTATATCTGATTCAAAAACTTCAAGAAGTGAGATAGAATCAATTTTAGAAAGAAATATATCAGGTCATCTTGCAAGACTTGAACATGATTATAATATTATACGCTCAATTAAACCTATAAATGCAAAACCAAATGCAAAAATCCAAAAATATGAAATAATCGATAACTTTTTGTCTTTTTGGTTTAGATTTATTTTTAAGTATCAGTCTCTTATAGAAGCAGAAAATTTTACTAGGTTAAAAGAGATTATATATAGAGATATTTCCACTTTCAAAGGAAAGTTTCTAGAGAAACTTTTTGTAGAACAGTTAAAAGAACAGCAACTATACACAAAAATAGGTTCATATTGGGAAAGAAATAATCAAAATGAAATAGATATTGTCGCAATAGATGAGATAGAAAAAAAACTTTTGATATGTGAAGTAAAGTTAAATGAAAAAAAACTAAATTATAATAATCTAGTTGTCAAATCTCAAAAATTGTTACAAAATTATAAAAACTATGAAATAGAATATAAATTATTATCTATAAAAGATTTAAACAATTGA
- a CDS encoding mannose-1-phosphate guanylyltransferase/mannose-6-phosphate isomerase, whose translation MTNIILCGGSGTRLWPISRTLMPKQFVKLFSDKSLFQLTVQRNKSFCDKQFIVSNSEQYFLALDQLEELEQENNNYLLEPIGRNTAPAIALACFALEYDELVLVTPSDHLIKNYKEYEKVVHQAKALAAKDSLVTFGITPTFAETGFGYIEANGLDVKAFHEKPDEETANKYLTAGNYYWNSGMFCFKAGVFLEELKKYSPIIYETSLNAFKNAKCDSMIRIKHEDMEKIPEDSIDYAVMEKSSKVKVIPSDIEWSDLGSFDSLYEELPKDENANTVNENHISCDSKNNLIYGNERKIATIDVNDLIVVDTGDALLISKKGSSQKVKTVVNELKKLDSELHNIHLTAHRPWGTYTVLEDNANYKIKRIEVKPGSRLSLQKHFHRNEHWIVVSGTATVTVGNETKYIRPNESTYIKMGEVHRLANEGKIPVVLIEAQVGEYTGEDDIIRLDDDFERK comes from the coding sequence ATGACAAATATTATTTTATGTGGAGGTAGTGGTACAAGACTTTGGCCTATAAGTAGAACACTTATGCCTAAACAATTTGTAAAACTCTTTTCTGATAAATCCTTATTTCAACTAACGGTACAAAGAAACAAAAGTTTTTGTGATAAACAGTTCATTGTTTCAAATTCAGAACAATATTTCCTAGCATTAGATCAGCTTGAAGAATTAGAACAAGAAAACAATAACTATCTTTTAGAACCAATTGGAAGAAATACAGCTCCTGCAATAGCACTTGCTTGTTTTGCATTGGAGTATGATGAACTTGTTTTAGTAACCCCTAGTGACCATTTAATAAAAAACTATAAAGAATATGAAAAAGTGGTACATCAAGCAAAAGCGTTAGCAGCAAAAGATTCTTTAGTTACTTTTGGAATAACACCTACTTTTGCAGAAACTGGTTTTGGATATATTGAAGCAAATGGTTTAGATGTGAAAGCTTTCCATGAAAAACCAGATGAAGAAACTGCAAATAAATATTTAACAGCTGGTAATTATTATTGGAATAGTGGAATGTTCTGTTTTAAAGCAGGAGTATTTTTAGAAGAATTAAAAAAATACTCTCCAATTATATATGAAACTTCTCTTAATGCTTTTAAAAATGCAAAATGTGACTCAATGATAAGAATAAAACATGAAGATATGGAAAAAATTCCAGAAGATAGTATTGATTATGCAGTAATGGAAAAAAGTTCAAAAGTAAAAGTAATTCCTTCAGATATTGAATGGTCAGACTTAGGAAGTTTTGATTCCCTTTATGAAGAATTACCAAAAGATGAAAATGCTAACACAGTAAATGAAAATCATATCTCATGTGATTCTAAAAATAATTTAATCTATGGAAATGAAAGAAAAATAGCAACTATAGATGTAAATGACTTAATAGTTGTAGATACAGGAGATGCCTTACTTATTTCAAAAAAAGGAAGTTCCCAAAAAGTAAAAACAGTAGTAAATGAGTTAAAAAAACTTGATAGTGAACTTCACAATATACATCTAACAGCTCATAGACCTTGGGGAACTTATACTGTTTTAGAAGATAATGCAAATTATAAAATAAAAAGAATAGAAGTAAAACCAGGTTCTAGACTATCTTTACAAAAACATTTTCATAGAAATGAACATTGGATTGTAGTAAGTGGAACAGCAACGGTAACAGTAGGTAATGAAACAAAATATATAAGACCAAATGAATCAACTTATATCAAAATGGGAGAAGTTCATAGATTGGCAAATGAAGGTAAAATCCCTGTTGTTCTTATAGAAGCACAAGTTGGAGAATATACAGGCGAAGATGATATTATAAGACTTGATGATGATTTTGAAAGAAAATAA
- a CDS encoding glycosyltransferase family 4 protein produces the protein MQKIYIDCTHTYYSGLNTGIQRVVRNIVKKSSFINDTSINIVPVILYNDKYIEINELPVVSYTKKKINIKNYLKKLYVKIRNIISIIPFFKKILYSPSLTTYLNRSYDLIAFNYLKKPKNNKKVFFKDKDILILLDATWLDSNFKLLEELKQKKVFLISIVYDIIPITHSRYCSDDLSRAYSLWLNKIYPLADAFISISKTVEKELVSFMQNNYKDINKKFFDHFLLGVDFKDIQYTPNTLDAKYKNIFIKDKTYITISTLEPRKNHEYLLDVFEKLWDSGIDVTYVIIGRLGWKIDKLLKRIKNHKELDKRLFLFNHIDDNALIYAYKNSKAMIFASYAEGFGLPIIESLHYNLQVLASDIPIHREVGHSYVTYFDLAKKETLIKIIKENNFNKDLNKFKYIDWEESTKQLITKSLKVTKNNEA, from the coding sequence ATGCAGAAAATATATATAGATTGTACTCATACATATTATAGTGGCTTAAATACTGGAATCCAACGTGTTGTAAGAAATATTGTTAAAAAATCATCATTTATAAATGATACAAGTATAAATATTGTTCCTGTTATTTTATATAATGACAAGTATATAGAAATAAATGAACTACCCGTAGTTTCATATACAAAGAAGAAAATCAACATAAAAAATTATTTAAAAAAACTTTATGTAAAAATAAGAAATATAATTTCTATTATTCCTTTTTTTAAAAAAATATTATATTCACCTTCTTTAACTACATATTTAAATAGAAGTTATGATTTAATTGCTTTTAATTACTTGAAGAAACCTAAAAATAATAAAAAAGTATTCTTCAAGGATAAGGATATCTTAATATTATTAGATGCAACTTGGTTAGATAGTAATTTTAAATTATTAGAGGAATTAAAACAGAAAAAAGTTTTTTTAATAAGTATTGTTTATGATATTATTCCTATAACTCATAGTAGATATTGTAGTGATGATTTATCAAGGGCTTATTCTTTATGGCTTAATAAAATATATCCTTTAGCAGATGCTTTTATTTCTATTTCAAAGACTGTTGAAAAAGAGTTAGTGTCATTTATGCAAAATAATTATAAAGATATAAATAAGAAATTTTTTGACCATTTTCTACTAGGAGTAGATTTCAAAGATATTCAATATACTCCAAATACTTTAGATGCTAAATATAAAAATATTTTTATTAAAGATAAGACTTATATAACGATAAGTACTTTAGAACCAAGAAAAAATCATGAATATCTTTTAGACGTTTTTGAAAAATTATGGGATTCTGGTATAGATGTTACTTATGTTATCATAGGTAGATTAGGCTGGAAAATAGATAAACTTCTAAAACGTATTAAAAACCATAAAGAATTAGATAAAAGACTTTTTCTTTTTAACCATATTGATGACAATGCTCTTATTTATGCCTATAAGAATTCAAAAGCAATGATATTTGCTTCTTATGCAGAAGGTTTTGGCTTACCTATTATAGAAAGTCTTCATTATAATTTACAAGTTTTAGCTTCTGATATACCCATACATAGAGAAGTAGGGCATAGTTATGTAACTTATTTTGATTTAGCAAAGAAAGAAACTTTAATTAAAATAATAAAAGAAAATAATTTTAATAAAGACTTAAATAAATTTAAATATATAGATTGGGAAGAAAGTACCAAACAACTAATTACAAAATCTTTAAAGGTGACGAAGAATAATGAAGCATAA
- a CDS encoding ABC transporter permease, which yields MKHKIKLMLSFAKRDFQERYVGTGLGQFWYILSPLIMIFIYTVIFSDFMKMKLDIVDSKYAYSIYLVPGLLAWTSFSTTISRLNNSFFDKANLIKKINIPMYIFHVSILLTELFIFFISFLLALGFLLIIGHKITFVFLLLIPIMILQMIFSFSLGVIFSLFSPFFKDIREFIPIFLQLWFWMTPIIYMREMIENKYPFLLIYNPFSYFSSIYQDIFLFSKVPSIDKILIISSMSFLFLLLAMYLYKKMISTIKDII from the coding sequence ATGAAGCATAAAATAAAATTAATGTTGAGTTTTGCAAAAAGAGACTTTCAAGAAAGATATGTAGGTACGGGTCTAGGTCAATTTTGGTATATTTTATCTCCTTTAATTATGATTTTTATTTATACTGTAATATTCTCAGATTTTATGAAAATGAAACTAGATATTGTTGATAGTAAATATGCATATAGTATATATTTAGTTCCTGGTTTACTAGCTTGGACTAGCTTTAGTACTACTATCTCAAGGTTAAATAATTCCTTCTTCGATAAAGCAAATTTAATTAAGAAAATAAATATTCCTATGTATATATTTCATGTAAGTATCTTATTGACAGAATTATTTATTTTTTTCATATCTTTTTTATTAGCTTTAGGCTTTTTACTTATAATAGGACATAAAATAACTTTTGTTTTTTTACTTCTTATTCCTATCATGATTTTACAAATGATATTTTCTTTTTCTTTAGGGGTTATTTTTTCTTTATTTAGTCCTTTTTTTAAAGATATTAGAGAATTTATTCCAATTTTCTTACAATTATGGTTTTGGATGACTCCTATTATTTATATGAGAGAAATGATTGAAAACAAATATCCTTTTTTATTAATTTATAATCCATTCTCTTATTTTAGTTCTATTTATCAGGATATTTTCCTTTTTTCTAAAGTACCCAGTATTGATAAAATATTAATAATTAGTAGTATGTCATTTTTATTTCTTTTATTAGCAATGTATTTGTATAAAAAAATGATTAGTACTATAAAGGATATTATCTGA